In the genome of Diabrotica undecimpunctata isolate CICGRU chromosome 2, icDiaUnde3, whole genome shotgun sequence, the window GCAATCAACAGAACTTGGTAAAATATCCTTAGCCTGTAATAGCTTTGGTAATTCCGAAAATCTTCCTATCAATGGTATTACTTGACCAGGAAATTCTTCAGCCAAACTGTCAGCATATCTATAAGCTACAGGATCTCTATCTAAAGCAATTAGTTTGATGTCAGGTACATATTCTAACAATTTACGACTATGACCACCTGCTCCAAAGGTCATATCTATAATCAATTCTCCTTTTTTGGGTTTCAAATAGTGTAATACTTCTTCTGCCATTACTGGCACATGAGGAAGTTTTTTAACATCGGAACATTGTTCAGCTAATGTATTCATATATCtaatatttctaaatatttttgaatatttatgtaACATctttatgttaaaatatttactaCTTATTAAGGGTCTGGTTTAATAGATATCAATTTACGGAaaaatgatttttctttttggtTCACTTCGTCTAGATATTCGTTTGATAAAGCAATATTGCACTGTTCTGCTGTTAGTCCTGTTGAAGAAGTGTTAAGggttcttttatatttatttttgtgagTATTATTTACTAATCTTTGAATGGCTAAATACTGTTTGTCCCAGTAGGAATGATTTGtttcaaatttattttctttatatgatGTGTTTATGTAATGTCTCAAATGTTCTCCAATATCTCTAAAACGCAAATAGGTAGGTTTAAATTcatattcaataaataaaaatgtatttacctTCCACCAATTTTGTTTTTATCTACAGGCCACTTTTCCAATAACGATAAAATTCGTTTATATACTCCGGCAGAAGATGCcatttgttatttataaatataatataataaaaccatTCCAGAAATATATTGCTCAAAATTAAGTCAGAATATTTTAAGGTTAAATCATAAATCTCCGTCTCCTGTAGTGTTGCCAACTTAGTGGATTCTCCACTAAAACTGGTGGTTTTAAACCCCGATTTAGTGGCGAAATATTGCTTTTAGTGGCTGGTGGAATTTTCTAGCGGTTTAGTACATTTCagtttcaattattaaaaaacaaattacaaaaaacacATTACACATTATGCTTCCAATATAGCGCTATCTCTTGTACGGTAGTAAAAATACATGCATAAAAAATTACAGGAAACTAAAATTGCCATCTACTACAGCTTTCTGTAAGTCTATTACGAAAAAAATCTGTTAGGATATAAAATATGACATGAACAACACTACACACTAGTTATCAAGTTATGATAGTGAAGTTATCATTGCGTTATCATATACATACTGAAGTTATCATTGCGAGTTTATTCATACGTAACTATGCCGAAAACACAATATAGACAACATTTTCGGGATTCTTGGCTTCATGACCCATATTTAAAAGATTGGTTACAGGTTATTGAAAGTAGTACGGGTGAAAAAGTAGCGAAATGTAAATTTTGTGGTACAACTTTAAGGAGTCATTATGGAGATTTGAAATCTCATGGGACGTCAAAGAAGcatcaacaaaataaaaaggtAAATAACTGCTGTAATGATTGCATGGAGAATAAATTAGAAAACCATTTTCttcaatttaaatatatttgtgaGACCTGTTGTTTGTGTTTAATAAAGTAAAAGTAACATTTTTCATTCTTTGGCCCTGAGCACATTCCTAACCTAACCTCTAATTTCTGAAGTTAGCCGCCGAGCCGAACTGTCACCTGTCACTAGTTAAGGCACGTTCACACCTATTAAGATAAAGGCATGTTCACACTTATTCTTCTTTCTACACTGCTTTTTATTGGTTACTTATTGATTGGTCAGAAATGAGCACATTTTTTTTTCACgaataaatcaaaataattattttcttgaAATACCTATGGTTAATATCAGgatttacttatttattaataATCTTAATCAACTACCAACAATATAACAAACCAAAGGATGTAACAGATAGAACCACAGAACACTAAATATTTTACACAAACCCAATATTTAGCTTATACACACTTTACACaacatgatttatcatgtgatttgtcatatgatttggtcataaGTGAAATTTACctacatgtttacactgtgtgatttgtcataagcactgtcatgcggctcgtcatagcttatcacaggagaataggacggtgcctattccgcatgataaaatcatatgattttcggtaataatacgggTAAAACCAAcatttaaatatcgcgccttattcttataTCAATTCAGTAACATTCCCTGACCCAGAGacaacattctttatttatttatttatttattgttgttgcattgatattgaacctattatctaatatgtgctattgtgtcgtatttttcttttattatttatttagtttattttattcttagtttagtgttttatagtcttcttagtcataattttagttcagtttctttattaattatttttaatttggtataatatcaacaaTAAATTTGATATACCCTATCCACGATTTCTTTGTAAGAGCCACCTGCaagcccaaaggcgtctgatctttttcttcttactgctgtacgctgtacgcagttgttgccagcgtattattattaaattaaaagtcgggaagccaatgcaatcaaagatttatttttcattataatggtttcaaaatctaatagttgatacctatactgtgtctaatatctctatgaccataaacaaaaaaaaatcaataaaacctgactcattgtcactcatatcataagtcataacttatcatgcaatgtaaacacgattttttaaaacatcgtagaaacgaggaatcataacaaatctcatatgatattgtcatatgataaaatcatgtagtgtaaagtctactTTAGTTTTTGCACTTTTATTTTTACATCTTTGAATACGTAAATTGTTTCAGGTTATAATTACGCAGCCTAAGATTCCGTTCAAGCCAGAGCCCATTGGTAGTAAAAAAAAGCAAGAAGCCAGACTTGCATTATTTACAGCCATGCATACTAGTATACGTGTCGTTGACCATTTAGGAGAGGTATACAATAACAATCATGAAAAAGATATCGAAAAAGTTCAACTTCACCGAACTAAATGCAGTTCGATTATAAAAAATGTGTTAGCAATGCATTTCACCGAGGTTctaaaaaaagattttaaagatCAACCATTTAGCCTAATAATTGACGAATCTACAGATATTGCTGTGCATAAATACTTGGGTTTGGTAATCATTTATTACAGTAAATTACACCAAAAAATAGTATCCACGTTTCTAGACCTTGTTAAAATCCATGAGTGTAATGCTGAAGGCATTGTATCTACTATAAAAAAAACGATCAAACGATTCGATCTCCGACTTGAAAATTTAATGGGAATTGGTACAGATAACGCTTCTGTGATGGTTGGAGTAAATAACGGAGTCTATACCAAATTGAAGGAAGAGGTACCACACCTGATTTTGGTGCGTTGCTTGTGCCACTCCTTGCAATTGGCTGTTTCAGCTGCTGCAAAAGAATTTTTACCGAGAAATTTGGAGTTTTTAATTAAGGAAACATATGATTGGTTTAGTCGCTCGTCTTCCAGACAATCGCTTTATAAAGAATTATACAAAACCATCAACGATGGACAGAAACCCCTAAAAATAGTTCAAGCATGCCAGACAAGGTGGTTGTCAATAGAATCTGCTGTTTCCAGAATATACACGCAATGGCTAGAGCTAAAAACACATTTTTCCATTGCTAAGGTACATGAAAGATGTCACACGGCTGAGTTATTGCACTCTATGTATGCGAACGATATGAATTACGcatatatttcatttttatatccAATACTAATTGAAATAAACAGAGTAAATAAAATGTTCGAGTCAGCAGATACGGACCACACCAAATTGTGTGAAGAGTTGATCAACCTGATAGATATGTTTGTCAACAAGATTACATTACCTACAAATAGAGTTGACATTTTTACTCAAAATATTCGAGATTTTTTGGATCAAAAATGTTATCTTGGATTCCGATTTGAAAATCAAATACTTGAAATGAGAGAAAAAGGATTAACACGGGAAAACGAAGAAATGATGCGGCATCGGTGCATGACATTTATAGTAAATCTAattgaagaaatcaaaaataggtTACCAGAAAATTTGACACTGATGAAAAAAATATCCCGAATAAGTGTTGAACAAGCACTTAATCACAATAAAGAACCACTAACTGACATAATGGCTCAGTTCAATAAAAATGCAGAACATATAGCAAGAGTCGATGATCAGTGGCATCAAGTTCATTTATTGAAATGGAATGAGaccaaaaacacaaaaaaattttgGAATGAAGTATTGCATTTCAAAGACGCTCAAGGAGAATCGCGGTTTGAAGAATTAGCGACTTTTGCGTTTACTCTACTAATACTGCCTCATTCTAATGCCGATGTTGAGAGACTATTTAGCAGTATGAATGTAATAAAAAACAAGCAGAGGAATAGAATGAAGTTAAATCTTTTAACTGCTATACTAAGAGTACGCTGTGGTTTGAGGTTGGAGGGAAAATGCTGCAATGACTATGAAATTCCAGTAAGCGTTATAAAACAAATCGGTACCAAAGAATCATATCAATCTGAAACCGACGATGATGGTGCAGACATTAATGATTcctctgaagaagaagaaatatagaaTAGTCCTTGTTACATGTTTCTTTActtaattatgttttttattttattaataataatttactacaaatttgtttcatttttattccCTACGTAATAAAGGAAACTAATAACTTAATATACTTATTTTCTTtcccaaaacaaaacaaaaaaaaattagtggaAAATTTAGCGATTATGGGTGCAGGACTATTTTTTGTTAGTGGTTTTCTGGTGGTTTTCAAGGTTCAATCTAGTGGATAGCGAGTTTTACTGTTGGCAACACTGGTCTCCTGTCCCCGTTGTTTTTGGTCTTGGTGTACTTACGCTACGCAGGCAGAAATAGAAATGAACAGGGattgttaaattaatttattcctGTATATATAAGATATGATTATTacaaacttttataaaaataaagacataCATTAACATACATTATCTCAGtttagaaataagaaaaaaatggttAAATGCTGTGtctggtctgtacttttgtacgGAGCAGAAGTGTGAACACTAAAAGTATCAAGTATGAACAGAATTGTTGCATTGGAAATGTGAATTCATAGATGGATGCTGaacataccttggacagcaagaaaaactaataaggaAGTACTAAGGAGGTTCGACAAAAATAGAGAATTACTAACTAACCTGCTGATAACACAGGAAAATGTGTTATCTGGAACATATAGTGAggggaaatcgatatagaatactacaactgattcttaaaggcaaaatagaaggccatggaggtgtaggaagaaaacaggttccttcgttaaaaaacattcgtgaatggactcataTATTAAAGAAGATTAATTCAAATGTGTGCAATTGAGTATAATGTTGCATGTGCCGAACCATTCTTAgaagaaattaaattttaagcCGTTGCACGAAGAAGAATAATTATCAATGATAACACCAACCTTGAGACAAGCTAGATCACAAGGAGACTAAAATAGAAAATTTCGGATGTGGTTATAGAAATGAGCAAGATACATTGATAAAATGATTGAAAATTAAAAGAGTAGTTATGACCAAATTGAGTTGGGTCATATTGGGACATATTGATAATCTGGCGGATGATAGATGGACTAGAAACATTCTGGAGTAGCGACCAAGGCATATCAAAGTACAGCACGACCAACGACTAGATAGACGGAGGATATAAAGTGCCTCACCACGTATTGGATGCAGaagctttaaataaaaataagtggAAAAGTTTACGTTAGGCGAACATTCTATAATATTACTTAACATCTGGTTTGTTTCTGAACGGAGCTCCTGCTGCTTCATCATGCATACAGTGTTTGATCAAATGTCATAGTAGGTTCTACTTACCTACAAGCAACTTGAGCAAACTTACGTAGTACAACATGTTACTGTGCAAACAAATCCCCTACAACTGAGATCAAATTGTGTATTGGAAGTTTTATACCTCACTCTACAACAATTGTAGAGTATATGGTTTGGTATGGTGTTGATTAACGTGTGATAATGTAAAAACACTATATGGATGAATCATTCCTACAAGAATTTGTTGTGCAACGGTAAATGCGTTGCAAGATTCACTAGAAAATCGTCACGTATTACAGATGAAGCAAAGTGGTATATTAACCGGAACAGGTAGGTTGCTGCTCtgtttaatcttcttcttcaggtgccatctccgctacggaggttggcaatcatcatagctattttaatttttgaggcagtagctctaaaaagttgttttgatctgcatccaaaccattctctcaggttatATTAACCGGAACAGGTAGGTTGCCGCTCTGTTTAACAGAATTATATAATAAGGGACAAAAGGCAGATGAATCTAGAAGTAGTATAGTAGGtacctgtttacaaaaacaaaGAGGATATAAAACAATGCATAAACTACAGGGCCATAAAACTACGTAGTTACACCATGAACATATGAGAAAGAGTAATCGATAGACGGATACtagaagaaaccgaaatatccgaAAATCAGTTTGGTTTTTAGCAAGGCTAATCAAAAAGAGATGTCATTTTATTGATGAAAAAATACGGGCCTAAAGAGATTCTGTGGTGAACGCTCAATAAAAAGTAGTTTTCGGTGATTATGTGAAGATTGTAAGAGACGTAGATATGAGGGAGTAATAATTAGTATTAGGACAGGTGTGAGAAAGACCGATAGATTTCATGTGAAAGAAGGATTGCATCAGGGCTCAGTGCGTAGTCGTTATTTATTGTCATTAGTGTTTTAGTGTTTAATGTATACTGATGATATACTGTACTGTGAAACTGGAACAGTGAAGATGAGCTCTGAAATGAACAAGTTTAAGCTAGAACAGTGAAGACGAGCTTTTAAATAAAGAAGTTTAAAACTTGATATCAcaaaaacataatatttggaatgtttatttaaagatggagttactaATACAAATAAGATAACTGAATGACGAAACGATTGCGAGAAGTAATAGTTTAAGTAACTAGTATCGAtattacagagtaatggggaaatagatggTATGGCGGGTTGGATAAAATAGAAGGAGGTGAGTGATATGTTGTGTGACAGAAAGATTCCAATGGAGCTAAAAGGAAAACATCTATAGAACCAtcataagaccagctatgatgtacagTACTGAATGTTGAGCAGTTAAAAAGTAAGGGAAATAAGGAATGCATGTGGCGAAAATAAGAATGTTTAAGATGGATGAGTGGGataacaaaaaagaataaaattaagaataagtAAAAGTATATTAGCGGAAGTATAGGAGTGGCAacaattgatgccaaaatgagagGGCATATAGGATGAATCAGGCATCTTTAACGTTAAGGTGTTAATCACCCAATTTCTTATTTCCAAGTTCCTAGTAGGAGTAAGATAGAAAGACCAAAGTGAAAGAAGATCAAGGGGAGACCCTTAAGCAGGCCATGTCGGTAAAGGGGATTGAGATCGGTATTACCTAAGATAAACTTACGGAGAAATGCAATTAGAGAATCTGAACCAGCATATAAAGGCAAGGAGAATTATGAAGTaaatcttcctcttctttttgttgCGTAGACATAACTCTGGCGAACTCTATGCGATTGTACCATTGGTACAGCGTCGTCATGCCTGAGAGCATTTCACCAAGGCTTGTGGGAATAAAATGGACATGACTCACAAGAGGACTAAGAATTGAGAGACTCTAGTCCAAAATGATCAGAGAGACGACTCTGTCATGGACTCTGTCCCTGTCCCAAATAAGTCTTAATAAGCACAATCAAGGTCTTACAGGCAAACCTTTAGCATATAAAGTCAGCTTCCGCTGCAATTTACTGTTGCTATGGAAGCTTCGATGCCACATTTATACAAGAGCTATACCAGTGAAAAGTATAAACGTAGCGAAATATAGCATATCTGGGAAAGAAACTCACGTTGACTTCTTAGCGTCGATCAAACAAACAGACTTCTTATCTGCAAGCGTTAAAAACAGAAAAGGAAGTGAGTACTTTCACCAGGATTTCTTCTTCTGACGTGAGTCTTCTTCTAGCGACGTTAAAAAAAGATAAGATAAAGAAGTTTCGATGACTTATTCGTAGCggcatagaaaataataagatcatgattgttaataattgtattttattaattttacattATACTCCCTTAGCGATACAATTTTTACCCTTGGCGAAAGAACAGTCACTCTTGCGGTTTGTGTCGAAAGACTTATAATATGTTCCGGCAACAACACAACAGTTAAGGCTCCATGTGAGTTAGTTGTTACTTAAATGGAAGATTAGGTATTTTACATCTAACGGTTTCCGGATACGACTTGGACAAAATTTACAGaactttttaatttatgtttgatCCAGcacactttttaattttttgtagacgCACTAGGTGAccagaataaattattaatttgatCAGACGCGAATCAAGCTACTTGCATATAAAATTCGACAAAAATTCCTTTACCTCCTCTTAGCACAGATTCTGTCAAAcactttcaaatatttttttttattttttaagttatgtaTGTACTCCATGTAATTTCATATATTTCCAAAACATCAGATGTCTTTTAAAGTATTTTAATACCCTTGAAAACTATGAGATCGTACGCCCATGATAGCTTCTGTAATCATTACGTTTTGCAAAGTTCACAACTGTTCTCATAGCTGGCGTGATATATTTTTTGCCCACTGTCTTTGACGTCTGTCTTTGTCATTGTCATTACACCTTAAAATCtttcttttactttttaattCTTTCACCCTACTCCTACTCTGAATCAGTGACAGGTTGATAGCACATGAGTTGTTACTCATAAAATTTGGGccccctaaaaagaaaaaaatttttgatataaagGGGGTTCGCTGAATAAATACCCCGAAAATGTCAAGtatgttaaatataattattaaaagtgtACCCCGATCAACTCTTCGGCATATAATAAAATCTGTAGAGAAGGGTATTCCTGTGGTAAGtgttaacatataaatatttaaggAAATACCTTTTAACAGTATTTTATATGGTTAcataatagttattaaaataaacatcgATATTTAAATGTGATACTAGATTATGTAATCTAATTTACAGGTAACCGCAAATCATAGATGTGTTATTCAAGGGGAACAGATAATCCGAAAATATGGTATTAATATCAATAGTTCCCACACTTTAAGGtaatttgaaatttgaattatctaaatttatcaataatgtatagaaatattttataaaatttttaatagcaTTATTTGTTTTAGAAAATGAGATAGATATGATAACATTGTTTTCTATTTATTTGCCATATAAAAACAGATTTAATCTACCTACAGCTTgaattaaacagaaaaaaataaaggaaaatgtAAATATTTGAAGTTCCAATTTCTTAATtctgaatttgaaaaaaaaaaggttttattaAGAAGGGCAGTGCTATGCCAATATAGTTATATAGCCTAATTTTTATTCTTGGCAAGAGCACACTAAACCTATGAATAGAAATTTTAAGATAAATACTGATGATTGTAAGTGGATGTTACAGTGGACACTCTCTTcatataaaagttttaattgtacCTACTAGCAGTTGCTTAAGCCAGATATTTACCTTTTAAGTGCAGATTTAGTTAATACTAATTAAAGTTAACAGCATAGAAGAAATTCATTAAAATTAAGAAATACTAAAGCctctataatattatttatttatcaagtTTAAAGAAACATTATCATCACCTGGAAGACATTGTAGTTTCTTGTATTCCTTTAAAAACACTTGCAGACTAATGCAAAACTTACCTGTTTAGCAAAATTCTGATTGGCAAATAACACTACAAATCATAATCTATAAATTATCTAAATACTTGCAGACTAAGTTTTGAGCtcaccaaattaaaaaaaaaatatttgtgtttttaatCTATAATAAATCGAAAATTAATCTAACTTGACCACCTCTATAATATCAATAACAACAAAACTTATCACATCTCTATAGGATTTCAGgatagatatttaaaaataaaatgtttaaaaatttgacattttctaCAATAAATTTGGATGCTATTAACACTTTATAAAATATCCTTTTACTTTTTTGATATTTGCATCTCGTTTCATTTTGTAGATGCAGAAAGTCTACTTCTAGTAGTAGATATTTTCAAACATCCAATGCCTGCTGGGACGTACAAGTTGTAAAAGTGCCACCTTTTGCTGAATCTGTAACAGAAGGAGATGTTAAGTGAGTATAATATTCTAAACGCTTCCTAATTGATGtttgttgaatatttttgtatttgattatggTAAAAATGTtagtttataataatttatttataaaacacaTAATATAACAATTCTCAAATCAAATATCTCTACAACAGCATGCATCCATTTTCATATAAATATGAAGATAAATAGATACCCAGTGAAGAAGTTGATGACATTGGGGTACCTCCCAGGGTCCTTTCATCAGCCTTTTTATCGCAAGCAAGTTTTTTCTTTGCCCTGCACTTTTGCTACCTTTCAGCATTCTTTCTTCTTTGCA includes:
- the LOC140434911 gene encoding ubiquinol-cytochrome-c reductase complex assembly factor 2, translated to MASSAGVYKRILSLLEKWPVDKNKIGGRDIGEHLRHYINTSYKENKFETNHSYWDKQYLAIQRLVNNTHKNKYKRTLNTSSTGLTAEQCNIALSNEYLDEVNQKEKSFFRKLISIKPDP
- the LOC140433459 gene encoding E3 SUMO-protein ligase KIAA1586-like — its product is MPKTQYRQHFRDSWLHDPYLKDWLQVIESSTGEKVAKCKFCGTTLRSHYGDLKSHGTSKKHQQNKKVIITQPKIPFKPEPIGSKKKQEARLALFTAMHTSIRVVDHLGEVYNNNHEKDIEKVQLHRTKCSSIIKNVLAMHFTEVLKKDFKDQPFSLIIDESTDIAVHKYLGLVIIYYSKLHQKIVSTFLDLVKIHECNAEGIVSTIKKTIKRFDLRLENLMGIGTDNASVMVGVNNGVYTKLKEEVPHLILVRCLCHSLQLAVSAAAKEFLPRNLEFLIKETYDWFSRSSSRQSLYKELYKTINDGQKPLKIVQACQTRWLSIESAVSRIYTQWLELKTHFSIAKVHERCHTAELLHSMYANDMNYAYISFLYPILIEINRVNKMFESADTDHTKLCEELINLIDMFVNKITLPTNRVDIFTQNIRDFLDQKCYLGFRFENQILEMREKGLTRENEEMMRHRCMTFIVNLIEEIKNRLPENLTLMKKISRISVEQALNHNKEPLTDIMAQFNKNAEHIARVDDQWHQVHLLKWNETKNTKKFWNEVLHFKDAQGESRFEELATFAFTLLILPHSNADVERLFSSMNVIKNKQRNRMKLNLLTAILRVRCGLRLEGKCCNDYEIPVSVIKQIGTKESYQSETDDDGADINDSSEEEEI